DNA sequence from the Armigeres subalbatus isolate Guangzhou_Male chromosome 1, GZ_Asu_2, whole genome shotgun sequence genome:
catAACAtagaggggagttcgctattgtgcagtagtgactctcgacgtgaggaaagcattcaatagtgccagttggcagctattgcagatgcgctcctgcgtcttggaattcccgagtacctgttcaagattctcggaagctacttccagcaTATAgaactggtatacgacacgaaGGCGGGGCGGAAGTGTGTTGACATAatctcaggggttccgcaaggttccatactgagTCGGTGTTATGGAaagtcatgtacgacggtgtcttgaggttgaagttccaggtgggcgtggtaatcgtcggcttcgctgacgatattacgctgaaggtctacggcgaatcgatcggtggagttgactgcagcccactcgatcttgcgagcgcgtaccgtaccgtgtcgcacgatgcactatgcgtcatcaccggtatgatgcctattgacatcgttatcggcgaagacatagagtgcttcgaaatgcgcgacACGTGATTTGTTTTAGTCAGgctggcctcaatggtcaaatggcagcgtacGTGGCATAGTTCCACTAAGgatagatggacacataggttgataccggagataggtacgtgggtcaagaggcgccatgtggaaatcactttccacctgacccaggtccttacaggccatggttgctttaGACAGTATCTACACGTgttcggcctcgcccgagtgtccggtgtgcacAGGTTTAGAGAAAACGgaggaacacgtgttgttcgtatgcccacgttttcgcacaatgcgtgacctgtggtctggacactaccccggacaacctagtccggaggatgtgtaaagttggctggaacgccgttttatcggctatcatCCAAATTGTCTCGGAggtacacagaaggtggcgcatggactcgaggaatggctagttcaggcgcaaataagaggtggtccaagggttcggagtcggcttcatggatcataccggtgccctgtggtcgaactcgatcctttcatcgaacaagtggccgcgcgaagaacaacatggtatcgtcgctttcgcggcgtcggtcacccggtcgggttccgagcccgaggacggaaaggggttctCGTCAAGGCTAGGGCAGGcataggcaccgcgtcggcaagtccctctgtgtgttggcgaataggccccatcgcagagaggtcaatttggggtgcacgcggcatcatcattcttgttaccagccgtgcagagggaagcaggtgcaaagtcgacccttcccaccttccaaggacatagggcgtggtaaggccacctggaaagccggaaatgcgctggcacgataccatggtgttcttttaaaaaagcgagtcacgaagtTCGGTgttgcaaggacacgcagctaacatcgagggtgcgttgtgcactgtcccccctttgaagcattactttcttgttgtaccgaagggacttggcggcaatggaaacggtttagcgggtcggggatgtagtcctgccttcctcgtttgctgttgcaggtggtccctaaccccgcacttcctggacgtccaacccagcaagtctgttgagcagattcccctccattgcttagaaagaaaaaaacacacacacatacagacatcacatcaattcgtagagctgagtcgattggtatataacactatgggtctccgagccttctatcaaaagtacggttttggagtgataatatagcctttcttcttcttattattggcattacattcccacactaagacagagctgcctcgcagcttagtgttaagcacttccacagttattaactgcaaaggtttctaagcctaagttaccatttttttttgcattcgtatatcatgaggctaacacgatgatacttttatacccagggaagtcgagacaatttccaatccaaaaattgcctagaccggcaccgggaatcgaacccagcaaccctcagcatggtcttgcttgctATAGCCGTAAAAAAACGAGTAGTAGTTGTAAAAAGAGTtatcatcatgaaaaaaaaaacattcaactgAGTAAAAGAATCTGAAAACTTTATATTTAACATTTTTCATATCTTGTTAGTAAACCTTATAATACTAAATAACATGCAGATTGATGTTAATtggaaaagaattttgcttgcTCTATATTGCTTTACTTTAAAAAAAGAACGGTGATCCAATCAAATATGTTTTCGATTATGGTGATTCGGAACACCGCTGTGCTTATCTACGTTTGTTCTTATGTAAATTTCTTTTTAATCAACTAATGCGTGAATGTCGATCTTCAATTTATGCAGAAAGCTTGAGTATGCCGAGTTTCGTTTGAGCATCGTTTCCATATACGGTTTTAAAATATCTCCAACCAATTCGTTGACTAGATGGCGGTTCGTTGCTAGCGCGTGATGGCCGACTTGATGATCCTTCACTTCTTCAAACCACCCGAGTAGCTTTTGCTGCTCTTGGCCTGAATGATTCGCGAGATGTACGGCGTCCGGGTGTCGATGTACCCCAAGCTACTATCcacgtcatcatcatcgtcgtcgtcatcaacgTGGTTGTTGTGACCATTGGTGTTGGTTCCGATGTTATCATCACTGTTGTTGAAATCGTCCTCAAGATCTCGATCGTAGTTTCCGTTTCCACTGCCCGACGAGTACTTTCGCTCCAGCGTGGCTGCCGTTCCGTGAAAGCGCGACGAGCTCAGGCGGCGCGTCTGGCCACCATTTTGAAGTAATGGACGTTCTAGTGTGGAATCCTTTTTGCGATACATTCCGTTTGGTTTAGATGGGTTCGGCAGGTTGTCAGCCTCTGGTTCGATGCGTTTGCCGCAGTCGATATTCTACAAAAAGAAAAATGATATTCAATGTTAGcacatagggggaaagacggctttggcaggttttgttctattattggcaggggagtttttgtcgaaaaaattttatgaaatttggccacaatattctttgatatgcaaagaacgtTTAGGCCAAATCTGAGCCTAGTCAAtcataaaaaccccctgccaataatagaacaaaacctgccaaagccgtcatttatTTGAATTCGTGACAACGAAGCTAAAACTTGAGGTCATAGTGTCAATCATCTTGTCTGCCTGATAACTTCatcgattttttcattttttttcacggTGGAACAAAAAATGTACTAAGGCTTTGAGTATCTTCTCTACTAACATACCTCGTCATCATCGTTCGCATCGTACACCTGTCCCGTCTCCTCCATCGTGAACAGTCTCAATTGGTGCCGTATGGAAGCCTTCTCACGTGCTCGCTTCTTTTGGAACTCCTCTTCCACCCTACGCATGGCTTCCAGTTCGCTCAGTCTCAGCGCTTCCTTGATCTCCGCCTCCCGTGACAACTTCTCGGCGACACGTCGTTTCTCAATCTGCCGTATCGTGCTCTGGAAGGTAAATCGATGATTCTTCCGGGTGGAAATCTTTACCGGGAAACTTTCACCCTCCGGTACAGGATCCTGCATGTTCTCCTTGGTCTCCCTTCGTTTTTCCGCGTAGGACATTGTCACTGCGGGCGTATTTGGCACGTTGTTATTTTGGTCGTTGTTTGCGGGGCTGGCGTTGGTATTAACGACCTTGGTAGCATCTTTCGGAAGATACATCATGTGCTTTCCACTGACCAGGTATCCAATGGCGCTATGTTTGGCAGGCGCGCCAAACTGTATTTCCTCTTTTTTGGCTCCACTGTTTGCCGGAACATCCGGTGGGCTCTGTTTCGGAGCGGTTGGACTGAGCTGCCGTTTCTCATAGGCATTCGTTATTGATGGTGACTCCAGCCGAGACAGGAACCAATTGTCTCCACTTTCCAAAGGGCTTACATCTGGATCGCTGGTGAATGCATCCGAAACCGACTTACGAAGTTTTTGCAAACTGTTGAACATCTGCTTTTCGACCTACAATAAAGAAAGCCTCATTGATCATATCTTCTCAACCACCCCACATTAGTACTTACCTTCTCACCATTGGCTGTCGCCGTGTAGACAGACAGATGACTTTCTCGCGGCAGCGATAAACTAAAGATGTGCCCTTTGCTGGAGAAATCGTTGGGCCCATTGCTGATTGGTGTCTCCTCAATAAGCTGTCGATTGTCACTACTTCCAGTCGTAGTTTCATCATCCTCCAGGTCCTGTTGGGGCGTCCAAGGCGTCAACCTCAACGCATTTGAAGACCATGCATTATTATCGCTGACTGGACCATCGTCAGCTGGAGAACTCTCTGGCGAGTCACGTTCCTTACTCGAAGTCATTAACTGTGCTTCCGCTATGTCCGGAAGCCCAGCGTCACCAGAAATTCCACTGTCGCCACTTTTGTTGTCTTGTAGTCCAGGTACAGGTTCCCGATAGATTCGTTCAATACGCTCCTCTGCTGCTTCAACAGCTTCTAAACTTCGTAGCATTGTTTTCTTCTCCACAAAGGGGAATATCTCAGTTGCGTCCCGACCGAAGTCGTCTTCGGTGGTCAACAGTCGCCAGGCTGCCGCTGGACTGAACCTCGGTATCTCAAAATGTTTACGCGGCAGCGTTGGCCGTAGTTTAAGCGAAATCTCCTGGGCCTCTGAATCCAGGTCTCCACCATTGGTTCGTGTGTCCACGTCCGAGGAAGCTGCCGAATCCGAACCGGAGGCGAACTTGGTTCCATTCATAAGGCTAGCCGCAAAGCGATCGATGGCGTCCAGCTGGGTTTTGTCCATTTCCTCGTCCGGTTCATGCTGAAAGCCATTACGAGATATGGGTTCCTCATCGGAGGATTCGGGGTCCGAATCAACACGTGTTTCCAACATCTTTGCTGTGACCAGAAGTCCTGGAGACATACGTGATTCTTCCTTGGAAGATTGCTTGGGAGTTTCAGCCATACCAAAATAGAAGCTTGTTTTGGGTAATGGAGGTGGAGGTGGGGCAGGACTAAGCGATGGTTTCTCCCGTTCCGGAGATTCTTGCTTGCTTGGTTCCACCGATATAACCAGACTATTTTTAGGTGCCTCCACCTTGATGGTCTGCTTGGCTTCGGACAATTTGCGGTGATTGGTCGTTGATGAAGTTGACTTTTGTGGAGCATGGTTAGGATTGTTCTGGGGGGCTACAGATTTtcgtcgagtggcgagctgcagCTCCTTCTGGAAGTCCGTCATCGGAGTGATTGGGGTTGGTTGAGATTGTTTGCGTTTCTCGTCAGGGGCCTTGGGTTTGAACTTTGGTTCAACTGTTGAAACGCGACTTTGTTGCATCTGCTTTTGTTTgcgttgttgttgctgctgctgctgttcagCTTGGTCCTTCTCCAGCAGAGACTTGACGATGGATTTTCGTCGTGAAATCGGTGGCGACATGGTCGGCTTGATTTCTGGCACATGGGCGGTGTCTTCACCGCTACGCAGCACCCGGTCGCGCTCGAGCACTCCGATATCGAAGGTCTTTTCCCGCCGGAAGAACGATGTCGGATTGAGGCGTGACTTTGGTTTGTCCAGGGTACCGCTGTCAAAGTCTGGGTCTTTGCGCCCCATAAGTTTGTAGGGACTGCTGTTGGACGGGGCCAGTGGCATCTTGTGACCGTTTTTGGCAGAGTACTTGGCGTCGGATGCTTCCGGGAGTTTGGTAATGTTCAGGTTCTTCTTGGTCTCGGCTCGCGTTTTGAACAGCCGAAGTTTGCGCGTCGGATTGTTGCTGTTACTGTCGCTAGAAGGCTGCGTTGAGGAGGCATCCGAATTAGTTTTGCGCAGAGGAGAGTATGCGATAATGCGTTGCTTCTCAATGACCTCCGCTTCACGTTCACGCTGAAAAACAGGACGTTAGTTAACGATCAATTATAAAAGCCTTACCGGATGTGGGAACTAACCTTCTCTAACGGAGGTGGAACGGGAGCCTTTTTCTTATTCTTACCCTTGATGATCTTGGACTGTGCTGGTTTGGTGTTGCGATGGTTACCTGCCTGTCCACCACTTCCTCCACTCGAGTCGTCCTGCCCCTCGTTGCCGCCCATAGCAATACGAAGATCAGGTTCAGAACCGAAGCGTTTCTTGTTTAGCGTTCCATGGTCGTAGCTCGGTTTCCGTTGGTTTGTGGTGTATCCTCGGGATCCTGGTGCTCTGGAAGGTGACTCATCGAAGTCTCGCCTTCCCGGTGTTACCATGTTCATCTGCGTACGGGACCGCTGCATAGCCAGCCGTGGTGGCAGCAAGGCCATGACTCCACTTTCTTCCGATTCGTCGAAGGCATCATGCTGTTGTTGGTGCTGTTGATACGTCGGAGACGAGATGCTTTTCGATCGCTGAAGGTTGTTGTTCTTGCTGATGGTTCCGCCGGAGTGCAAAATGTTTCCGTTATTGGTCGGACGTAGTTTAGCCACCCTTCCGGGAATATCCGGGAGAACCTTCATCGGAGGAGGAAGACTCGGTCCACTACTGGTGGATTCCCGGTGTCCCAATCCGTCGTGATTGTTGTGTCGGTGGTTATCGAAGGTTCGATGACCGCCTCCGACTAGGCCGGTACCTCCATTGCGCAGGTCCCGCTGATAGGACTCCAGCCAACCGGGGGCAGCGCCATGGTGACCGTTGGCACGCATCATTTCGTGATATCGCTGGTATTGATGTTGGTAGCTTGGGTGGTGGTATCCCTCGTCATAGCCGGGCAGGCCGTGCATGCTGCCCGAGTTCCCCATTTTGGGTATTGATTTCTGTAGAGTACCCTCTACGCGGATGAGTTTGAGATTATAAACGTTGAGTACGTCCAGTGATTTCGAGTAATCGACTTGTTTTTCTGGTCGGTCATCTCATTTTGTCTGTAAATATAGACCAGAAAAAATAGGAAAAGGTTGAATAGATTATCATTACGAACGTAGAATAATTGAAAACTGAAAATACAATTAAATTTCGACCAATCAATCAAGTCTTGTCTTGAAGCTCATTTACCAGGGAACACCATTCTCCATTATTACGCGTTAGTTTATACATCTACGACTCCCACTGAGTATCCAGTTGGTAATCATTATAAACCCCTTTGTGTACATCAATGAGTAGAAAGAAAGCTGCAATTACTGGGAATTGATAATTACAGACCCCTGCAGAGCTATTTATTGGTCTGGATCAAAATATTTAGGCTGCAAGCGAAAGTTAGTTGGTCTGTTACATGATCGGTCTGAATGCATTAAATGTCGATTGAATTGCTTTCTATTACGAATTCGATTAAAGTTATCCAGAGGTTAGCTGCCAAAATAATAAAGATACATAAATGTTGATATAGCAACTTCATGATTATGAGAACTAAATTGAAAGTTTGGAGATTATGCGAACTATCgatgattaaataaatttatttgatcGTTGCAGATGTTGAAAAATGTCTTCTAAACTTCTAAGATCAGTGATGCAGCCTTCAACCTCTGTAGCAGGCAATGAAGCTATACATTTCTGCCCAATCTAGTTAATTTGTCGCCTAGATATTTCCAAGTCCAGGTCCAGCGCATCCAGTTATCCACCGGAGTTGTGCAGTAAGGAATGTGCACGAATAAATTACGAGGAATGACGAATTTCCGGATTGCCCGGGATTCACTTTCCTCAAGCTGAGGTTTCTTCCTTTTTGTACGTGACCAGACAGTGAATTGGAAGTGTGGTGGGCGTTTGTAGTTTAAGCAATACAGGGGGTGACTATTGAGCATGTGGGAGCACACTGAACGCACATGACATGCACGTATGTACCTCACCTTTACTGGCTCCCCATGCACCACCTGTGCCTAACGACAGACTTATTGCATCGTGACGAGATGTGTTAAGTGAAGTGGCGTTTGAGCCACGTAATTAAGGACCCATTATCCGTGCTGGCTACAGACAGTAGACAGAAGGCGCAACATCCGAAGAGTAGTGAAGAGAGTGTTAGATCTTCCATTTCAGCTTAAACAATTATGTTTTGAGACTTTTGGGGCGTGAAGTTGAGCAATGTTGTGCACAAACGCATCAATTGCGTCCGGTATTGATCCTCCGCGATGGTTTCACTTGGTTTCAGCAGCTCACGTCTAGCTGGTCACACTAGATACAAGGCATAATCTTGAAAAATGTAGCTTAGGCTGGATCGCACGAGGGTGAACGTGGCACTACACAAACGGGTACGGAACaggcaaaaattgatttttcggaGGACCATGTGTCttcaggaagatcgagaccatgaaAAGACGTAGCAACTGTATCGGACTAATAACGCATGAAAGGGTCACGTGCCACCAGCCTGCCGTGTGTAAGAATATAACGGGGAACCATCTTTTGAATGAGCGGAAGATgattcaaaggtggcggcaaATGTGGAGAGCACCTGCTTGGTATCTGCCTCATTCCTAATCGATCAacgctctggagcttggagtCAGCTCTACAACCAGCATATGATTGATTGAGTTGCGTGGTAGATAATACTCCGTAACATACTACGAAgatgacgacattgatattatctaatctaatctagtCTAATCGAAAATAAACGCAACCAGTActaagaaagcatcctggaaaataattgggttagatcagcggttcttaatctttttcttgaaaggtaccccttcgaacttttgcatcatttgattttttgctgtaaataaaAATAGGCGTAGctcataagatatatgaaaaatggactTGAATACTAACGGGACATATGACTCTCCATAAAGgctaaaattttcattattccgtgcAACTTTCCAATTTATATTGaattttgaagggaggcttccgagcctcttgaaaagcggCTTTGAAAGCacgcatctgagcctcttgaaagtagacttgcaagcctctcgaaagaataattccgagccctttgaaagaaggcttctgagcctctcgaaagggagcctccgaacctcttaaaaagatctttggaaataattaaaaataatctttttgaaagtaggcttccacgaTTTTTTAAAAGAGGCTTCTTAGCCTTCCGAGTCTCACGAATGGCGGCTTTCGAGTCACTTAAAAGTGGGCTttctttgcatcttgaaaggaggcttctgagcgtctTAAAAGTACGCtcccgagccacttgaaagaagccctagcagcacacatgttccacaaagatttttgaaacttatatgtgaccggattcagtcacaaccaggttgctgcaaccatttttgtctgacttgtgctaggataggatgtgacaactcaattgagactgccttgttgtttttcagtcggttgctctgacgagatGGTCGCCAGTCCAGCCAAATTAATTTGgcacaaaatcttccaaatatcatatATCAAagcttgatgtttttctttccgttctATCAATTATTTATGTAAAAGAAGCGAAAGACTATcagagagaagttttcgctaatgaaaatatgactttgagatcgaaaataacaaaaaggtgAAGGATAATGCTTAACATCAACAGTTTTATACCTTTACAACCTTTaagaataatttatatggcgtttgcagttcaatataaatttatttttttaccaaaaaactggaactcaaacatttacgtattttgcttaatattaactttacaaacctgcaacacggccaaactaacaacatgttGCCCCAAGAAAAACGCGCcgccaccaatcgaagtaatcgattgttattttcaaccaatcagcaaccggtacgattgtggcagcaaatcggtacgatttttattGACTACTTGACACATCCTATCCtatgacttgtgctgctcgggaagctACCGAAccaattgaaaggaggcttccgagcctcttaaaatgatcatcttggagaaggcttccaggccacttgtttttttttataaaggaTGCTTCCTTTGTATCTTGCAAGGGGGTCTGAATGTCTTGAAGGTACGCTTCTGAatcacttgaaaagaggcttccgagcctcttaaaaggaagcttccgtgcctcttgcaaagaggcttccgagcgttcaaaaacgaggcttccaagcttcctaaAACTAGGCTTCCgggctccttgaaaggaggactGCGAACTTttcgaaaggatgcttccaggcctcttgacaggaggtttccgaatctcttgaaagcaggcttccgggtcttttgaaagaaggcttccgaatcaCTGGTAAGAGgcttcaaggcctcttgaaaggagatttgtgaaaggatgcttcctttACATCTTGGAAGGAGCCATCTGAGCATCTTTAAAGTATGCTTCTg
Encoded proteins:
- the LOC134206871 gene encoding uncharacterized protein LOC134206871, with the protein product MGNSGSMHGLPGYDEGYHHPSYQHQYQRYHEMMRANGHHGAAPGWLESYQRDLRNGGTGLVGGGHRTFDNHRHNNHDGLGHRESTSSGPSLPPPMKVLPDIPGRVAKLRPTNNGNILHSGGTISKNNNLQRSKSISSPTYQQHQQQHDAFDESEESGVMALLPPRLAMQRSRTQMNMVTPGRRDFDESPSRAPGSRGYTTNQRKPSYDHGTLNKKRFGSEPDLRIAMGGNEGQDDSSGGSGGQAGNHRNTKPAQSKIIKGKNKKKAPVPPPLEKREREAEVIEKQRIIAYSPLRKTNSDASSTQPSSDSNSNNPTRKLRLFKTRAETKKNLNITKLPEASDAKYSAKNGHKMPLAPSNSSPYKLMGRKDPDFDSGTLDKPKSRLNPTSFFRREKTFDIGVLERDRVLRSGEDTAHVPEIKPTMSPPISRRKSIVKSLLEKDQAEQQQQQQQRKQKQMQQSRVSTVEPKFKPKAPDEKRKQSQPTPITPMTDFQKELQLATRRKSVAPQNNPNHAPQKSTSSTTNHRKLSEAKQTIKVEAPKNSLVISVEPSKQESPEREKPSLSPAPPPPPLPKTSFYFGMAETPKQSSKEESRMSPGLLVTAKMLETRVDSDPESSDEEPISRNGFQHEPDEEMDKTQLDAIDRFAASLMNGTKFASGSDSAASSDVDTRTNGGDLDSEAQEISLKLRPTLPRKHFEIPRFSPAAAWRLLTTEDDFGRDATEIFPFVEKKTMLRSLEAVEAAEERIERIYREPVPGLQDNKSGDSGISGDAGLPDIAEAQLMTSSKERDSPESSPADDGPVSDNNAWSSNALRLTPWTPQQDLEDDETTTGSSDNRQLIEETPISNGPNDFSSKGHIFSLSLPRESHLSVYTATANGEKVEKQMFNSLQKLRKSVSDAFTSDPDVSPLESGDNWFLSRLESPSITNAYEKRQLSPTAPKQSPPDVPANSGAKKEEIQFGAPAKHSAIGYLVSGKHMMYLPKDATKVVNTNASPANNDQNNNVPNTPAVTMSYAEKRRETKENMQDPVPEGESFPVKISTRKNHRFTFQSTIRQIEKRRVAEKLSREAEIKEALRLSELEAMRRVEEEFQKKRAREKASIRHQLRLFTMEETGQVYDANDDDENIDCGKRIEPEADNLPNPSKPNGMYRKKDSTLERPLLQNGGQTRRLSSSRFHGTAATLERKYSSGSGNGNYDRDLEDDFNNSDDNIGTNTNGHNNHVDDDDDDDDVDSSLGYIDTRTPYISRIIQAKSSKSYSGGLKK